In one Magallana gigas chromosome 9, xbMagGiga1.1, whole genome shotgun sequence genomic region, the following are encoded:
- the LOC105328553 gene encoding cysteine-rich, acidic integral membrane protein, translating into MLWARFFFLLSIVQVLGAEFMDCPSLVREVPDLCEDLRYSRHCHESCRNHRLTCHNCHDIHHPGSCTKTTTCQAQETCVITTALDHTFRLTYRQGCFPKQNCSLFIHDNISTRRNTLLPGDCCYTSLCNHYKPEAVDKTPLTCYSCAETRHPRDCNVTTQCHAHQLCVVTQSFNADFQLVYRMGCMDRHQCDAFRHDGLGNRRAFAAKGDCCEHDRCNSLTPDEMTAPAPSTQDCKDIDSNVCQSLRHSGHMDRCQDQEFANVFCPKTCQKCFFCYNCFVHSKIQQQIDLCYYNLTVCQSNHQSCVVDITKENLMITCVNDSFCADADNVSKTCCKQDFCNRLDTLTTTTTMKTTTTTTPPTTPSTTSSTTPTTTPTTTGRPSTTKGTTFGFMTIPHNQPTTTAFHWATLGTPPPHSTQWVTLPWSGHGQPPPKK; encoded by the exons ATGTTGTGGGCCAGATTCTTCTTTCTTTTAAGTATTG TCCAGGTTTTAGGGGCGGAGTTCATGGACTGTCCATCACTGGTTAGAGAGGTGCCAGACCTATGTGAAGACCTTCGCTACTCCAGGCACTGTCACGAGAGCTGTCGAAACCATAGAT TAACGTGTCACAACTGTCACGACATACACCATCCTGGAAGCTGCACCAAAACAACCACATGCCAGGCTCAAGAG ACCTGCGTGATCACGACAGCTTTGGACCACACATTTAGACTCACCTACAGGCAGGGCTGTTTTCCTAAACAG AACTGTAGTCTGTTTATCCATGACAACATTAGCACTCGGCGGAACACGTTACTTCCGGGGGACTGTTGTTACACCTCTCTCTGTAACCACTACAAACCGGAAGCAGTCGACAAAACTCCCT TGACGTGCTATAGCTGTGCTGAGACACGCCACCCTAGAGATTGTAACGTCACCACGCAGTGCCACGCCCATCAG ctCTGTGTCGTCACCCAATCCTTCAATGCAGACTTTCAGCTTGTCTACCGAATGGGCTGTATGGATCGTCAC CAATGTGATGCGTTCCGTCATGACGGCCTAGGAAATCGGCGGGCGTTTGCTGCAAAAGGAGACTGTTGTGAACATGACAGGTGTAACTCCTTGACACCTGATGAAATGACGGCACCAGCGCCTA GTACCCAAGATTGCAAAGATATTGATTCAAACGTTTGTCAGAGTTTGCGACACTCCGGTCACATGGATCGCTGTCAGGACCAGGAATTCGCAAACGTGTTTTGTCCAAAGACCTGCCAGAAGTGTT TTTTCTGTTACAACTGTTTCGTTCACTCCAAAATACAACAACAAATAGACCTGTGCTACTACAATTTGACAGTGTGTCAATCCAACCATCAG TCCTGTGTTGTTGACATCACAAAGGAAAATTTAATGATTACCTGTGTCAACGACTCG TTTTGTGCCGATGCTGACAATGTTTCAAAGACGTGCTGTAAGCAAGACTTTTGTAATAGACTGGACACTCtgaccacaacaacaacaatgaaAACCACAACCACAACCACGCCCCCAACCACGCCCTCAACCACGTCCTCAACCACGCCCACAACCACACCTACAACCACGGGAAGACCGAGTACCACGAAAG GGACCACGTTTGGTTTCATGACGATTCCTCATAACCAGCCCACGACAACCGCATTTCACTGGGCCACATTGGGCACGCCCCCTCCTCACTCCACCCAGTGGGTCACGCTACCGTGGTCAGGTCATGGACAACCACCTCCAAAGAAATAA